One stretch of Solenopsis invicta isolate M01_SB chromosome 16, UNIL_Sinv_3.0, whole genome shotgun sequence DNA includes these proteins:
- the LOC105203140 gene encoding MOB kinase activator 1B isoform X2, with protein MKHAAATLGSGNLRLAVMLPEGEDLNEWVAVNTVDFFNQINMLYGTITEFCTEESCPIMSAGPKYEYHWADGHTVKKPIKCSAPKYIDYLMTWVQDQLDDETLFPSKIGVPFPKNFLSIAKTILKRLFRVYAHIYHQHFSEVVQLGEEAHLNTSFKHFIFFVQEFNLIERRELAPLQELIEKLTAKDAR; from the exons ATGAAACATGCTGCGGCTACATTAGGCTCTGGTAATTTGCGACTGGCTGTTATGCTTCCCGAAGGAGAGGATCTGAACGAATGGGTCGCCGTGAATA CCGTTGATTTTTTCAATCAAATCAACATGTTGTATGGGACTATCACGGAATTCTGCACAGAAGAGAGTTGTCCAATCATGTCTGCTGGACCGAAATATGAGTATCACTGGGCCGATGGTCATACGGTGAAAAAACCTATCAAGTGCTCTGCGCCCAAGTACATAGATTATTTAATGACCTGGGTGCAAGATCAATTGGACGACGAGACTCTATTTCCTTCCAAAATCG GAGTTCCTTTCCCGAAAAATTTCTTATCTATCGCAAAAACTATTCTGAAGCGGTTATTCAGAGTATACGCTCACATTTACCACCAGCACTTTAGCGAAGTTGTGCAACTCGGCGAAGAGGCGCATTTAAATACGTCGTTCAAGCATTTTATATTCTTCGTTCAG GAATTTAATTTGATCGAGAGAAGAGAATTGGCACCTCTGCAGGAGCTAATAGAGAAACTGACAGCGAAAGACGCGCGATGA
- the LOC105203140 gene encoding MOB kinase activator-like 1 isoform X1 has translation MSFLFGSRSSKTFKPKKNIPEGTHQYDLMKHAAATLGSGNLRLAVMLPEGEDLNEWVAVNTVDFFNQINMLYGTITEFCTEESCPIMSAGPKYEYHWADGHTVKKPIKCSAPKYIDYLMTWVQDQLDDETLFPSKIGVPFPKNFLSIAKTILKRLFRVYAHIYHQHFSEVVQLGEEAHLNTSFKHFIFFVQEFNLIERRELAPLQELIEKLTAKDAR, from the exons ATGAGTTTCTTATT tgggaGTAGGTCTTCCAAGACCTTTAAACCAAAGAAGAATATCCCAGAGGGTACTCATCAATATGACCTGATGAAACATGCTGCGGCTACATTAGGCTCTGGTAATTTGCGACTGGCTGTTATGCTTCCCGAAGGAGAGGATCTGAACGAATGGGTCGCCGTGAATA CCGTTGATTTTTTCAATCAAATCAACATGTTGTATGGGACTATCACGGAATTCTGCACAGAAGAGAGTTGTCCAATCATGTCTGCTGGACCGAAATATGAGTATCACTGGGCCGATGGTCATACGGTGAAAAAACCTATCAAGTGCTCTGCGCCCAAGTACATAGATTATTTAATGACCTGGGTGCAAGATCAATTGGACGACGAGACTCTATTTCCTTCCAAAATCG GAGTTCCTTTCCCGAAAAATTTCTTATCTATCGCAAAAACTATTCTGAAGCGGTTATTCAGAGTATACGCTCACATTTACCACCAGCACTTTAGCGAAGTTGTGCAACTCGGCGAAGAGGCGCATTTAAATACGTCGTTCAAGCATTTTATATTCTTCGTTCAG GAATTTAATTTGATCGAGAGAAGAGAATTGGCACCTCTGCAGGAGCTAATAGAGAAACTGACAGCGAAAGACGCGCGATGA